In Dasypus novemcinctus isolate mDasNov1 chromosome 10, mDasNov1.1.hap2, whole genome shotgun sequence, one DNA window encodes the following:
- the LIN7C gene encoding protein lin-7 homolog C — translation MAALGEPVRLERDICRAIELLEKLQRSGEVPPQKLQALQRVLQSEFCNAVREVYEHVYETVDISSSPEVRANATAKATVAAFAASEGHSHPRVVELPKTEEGLGFNIMGGKEQNSPIYISRIIPGGIADRHGGLKRGDQLLSVNGVSVEGEHHEKAVELLKAAQGKVKLVVRYTPKVLEEMESRFEKMRSAKRRQQT, via the exons ATATTTGTAGAGCGATTGAATTGTTGGAAAAACTACAAAGGAGTGGAGAAGTACCACCACAAAAACTTCAGGCTTTACAAAGAGTCCTTCAAAGTGAGTTCTGCAATGCTGTACGAGAG GTATATGAACACGTCTATGAGACAGTGGACATCAGTAGCAGTCCTGAAGTGAGGGCTAATGCAACTGCAAAG GCTACGGTTGCTGCCTTTGCTGCCAGTGAAGGACATTCTCATCCTCGAGTGGTTGAGCTACCAAAAACAGAAGAAGGCCTTGGATTCAATATTATGGGTGGGAAAGAACAAAACTCTCCAATTTATATATCTCGAATAATTCCAGGTGGTATTGCTGATAGACATGGGGGCCTCAAACGAGGAGACCAACTTCTTTCTGTTAATGGAGTG AGCGTTGAAGGAGAGCATCATGAAAAAGCTGTAGAACTGCTGAAAGCTGCTCAAGGAAAGGTTAAATTAGTAGTACGATACACACCCAAAGTCTTGGAAGAAATGGAGTCACGTTTTGAAAAAATGAGATCAGCAAAACGCAGGCAACAGACCTAA